The following coding sequences lie in one Leishmania donovani BPK282A1 complete genome, chromosome 11 genomic window:
- a CDS encoding 60S ribosomal protein L28, putative: MSHSVDLQWILVRQNSRFLQKRGGIRMSNDPFNNNGNWTKRHCG, from the coding sequence ATGTCGCACTCTGTCGATCTCCAGTGGATCCTGGTCCGCCAGAACAGCCGCTTCCTGCAGAAGCGCGGCGGCATTCGCATGAGCAACGACCCGttcaacaacaacggcaactGGACGAAGCGCCACTGCGGC